The Mastomys coucha isolate ucsf_1 unplaced genomic scaffold, UCSF_Mcou_1 pScaffold14, whole genome shotgun sequence genome window below encodes:
- the Eloc gene encoding elongin-C, protein MNIMDGEEKTYGGCEGPDAMYVKLISSDGHEFIVKREHALTSGTIKAMLSGPGQFAENETNEVNFREIPSHVLSKVCMYFTYKVRYTNSSTEIPEFPIAPEIALELLMAANFLDC, encoded by the exons ATGAACATAATGG ATGGAGAGGAGAAAACCTATGGTGGCTGTGAAGGCCCTGATGCTATGTATGTGAAATTAATATCTTCTGATGGTCATGAATTTATTGTAAAAAGAGAACATGCATTAACATCAGGAACAATAAAGGCCATGTTGAGTGGTCCAG GTCAGTTTGCGGAGAATGAAACCAACGAGGTCAATTTTAGAGAGATCCCCTCACATGTGCTATCCAAAGTGTGCATGTATTTTACCTACAAGGTCCGCTATACTAACAGCTCCACCGAAATTCCTGAATTCCCAATTGCACCTGAAATTGCACTGGAACTGCTGATGGCCGCAAACTTCCTagattgttaa